A genomic region of Alicyclobacillus sp. SO9 contains the following coding sequences:
- the yihA gene encoding ribosome biogenesis GTP-binding protein YihA/YsxC, with translation MKIRSAEFEISSVRPSQWPLDGLPEVAFVGRSNVGKSSLLNKLLGRKSLARISSQPGKTQQINFYRVNQEIRFGDLPGYGYAQVSKQQRSQFLRMMDTYLSKRDVLRLVFHLIDSRHDPTKDDIARHKWLLDTGVPIVVVATKIDKLPKTKVKASLQRIRTVLASPYPVLGVSAAKSIGIDEMWEYIQSATQDDNTGTEAENLPKN, from the coding sequence GTGAAAATACGAAGTGCAGAATTTGAGATCAGCTCTGTGCGGCCGTCCCAGTGGCCGCTGGATGGGCTTCCGGAAGTTGCGTTTGTTGGTCGCAGTAATGTAGGGAAGTCTTCACTCCTAAACAAATTGTTGGGGCGAAAGTCCTTAGCGCGAATTTCATCGCAACCAGGTAAAACGCAGCAGATTAATTTCTATCGAGTCAATCAGGAAATTCGATTTGGTGATTTACCCGGGTACGGCTATGCTCAAGTCAGCAAGCAGCAGAGAAGCCAGTTTCTTCGGATGATGGATACGTACTTGTCAAAACGCGATGTACTCCGTCTTGTATTTCATCTCATTGACAGTCGTCATGACCCGACAAAAGACGACATCGCGCGACACAAATGGCTGCTTGATACAGGGGTTCCAATTGTTGTTGTCGCAACCAAAATAGACAAGCTGCCTAAGACAAAAGTGAAAGCTTCCTTACAACGGATTCGAACGGTATTGGCGTCTCCTTATCCTGTTTTAGGTGTCTCGGCAGCAAAAAGTATCGGAATAGACGAAATGTGGGAATATATTCAAAGTGCGACACAGGATGACAACACAGGAACAGAAGCTGAAAATCTGCCAAAGAACTGA
- the ccsA gene encoding cytochrome c biogenesis protein CcsA, producing MVWSRLLYDGMIILYAASLVLFFMDSIQPRRTINRTALILLFAVFGLLTAYLLLRLERFGTPPVYNRFDLLLLLSWIILLVAVVVQTFFQVGMLLFFANALVFFMVVFDIVGRTDVIYPHRQGDLLVLHIATAALSYAAFAFAFLFSVMYLIQERMLRKKQWSAWYFRLPALDVLDRYSFGSIVVGLPLLLISMLLGMIWANISIGKFQFWDPKPIATVVLWIMYGVYLMLRLRSGWGGRRLAGYSLICFIGVVVNFLIVSNISVFHHGN from the coding sequence ATGGTTTGGAGTCGACTTCTGTATGATGGTATGATTATCCTGTACGCTGCGAGTTTGGTTTTATTCTTTATGGACTCTATACAACCGCGCCGGACGATTAATCGAACGGCGCTTATTTTGTTATTTGCTGTTTTCGGGCTGTTGACGGCGTACCTGCTCCTTCGTTTGGAGCGGTTTGGAACACCTCCGGTATACAACCGGTTTGATTTGTTGCTTCTATTGTCATGGATTATCTTGCTCGTTGCTGTCGTCGTGCAAACCTTTTTTCAAGTTGGAATGCTTCTGTTCTTTGCAAACGCTCTCGTTTTTTTTATGGTTGTCTTTGATATTGTGGGTCGAACCGACGTGATTTATCCCCATCGACAGGGAGACCTGCTGGTTTTGCACATCGCAACGGCTGCACTGAGTTATGCTGCTTTTGCATTTGCTTTCTTGTTTTCCGTCATGTATTTGATTCAAGAGCGCATGCTGAGGAAGAAGCAGTGGAGTGCGTGGTATTTTCGCTTGCCTGCCCTCGATGTCCTAGATCGCTATAGTTTTGGGTCAATTGTTGTTGGCCTGCCGCTGTTGCTTATATCCATGCTACTAGGTATGATTTGGGCGAATATTAGTATAGGGAAGTTTCAATTTTGGGATCCTAAGCCCATTGCCACTGTAGTTTTATGGATTATGTACGGTGTTTACTTGATGTTGCGGTTGCGGTCGGGATGGGGCGGACGTCGCTTAGCGGGGTATAGTTTGATATGCTTTATAGGGGTTGTCGTTAATTTCTTAATTGTAAGCAATATCTCCGTGTTTCATCATGGTAATTGA
- the hemC gene encoding hydroxymethylbilane synthase has product MRTIRVASRKSALAMTQTKWVISKMQQLAPDTQFVIVPVTTRGDTILNVTLSKVGGKGLFVSEIEQLMLSNEADLAVHSMKDMPARLADGLALGGVPEREDPRDAFLSRDEVPWQKLPQGAVVGTSSLRRMAQIRALRPDIRVESIRGNIDTRIAKMERGDFDAILLAASGLARMGWSKRITQYLEPDDCLPAVGQGILGIECRKDDDYVLELLARLTDEAAQTAALAERSLLAALDGSCQVPLAGFATVDKDGDIHLKGLVAAEDGTTVIRAEDRGRNASELGQKVAARLRDQGAEEILNAVRVSDS; this is encoded by the coding sequence ATGAGAACGATTCGCGTGGCATCACGAAAAAGCGCCTTGGCGATGACTCAAACAAAATGGGTCATTTCGAAAATGCAACAGCTCGCACCGGACACGCAGTTTGTGATTGTGCCTGTGACAACCAGAGGAGATACGATTCTAAATGTCACATTGTCTAAGGTGGGCGGAAAAGGCTTATTCGTTTCAGAAATTGAGCAGCTAATGTTGAGCAACGAAGCTGACTTGGCTGTGCACAGCATGAAAGACATGCCTGCCCGGTTGGCGGACGGACTCGCCCTTGGAGGCGTGCCGGAACGAGAAGACCCTAGAGACGCATTCTTATCCCGAGACGAAGTACCTTGGCAAAAGCTTCCTCAAGGGGCCGTAGTAGGTACGTCAAGCTTACGTAGAATGGCGCAGATAAGGGCGTTAAGACCTGATATTCGCGTCGAGTCCATCCGCGGAAATATTGATACACGCATCGCAAAAATGGAGCGTGGAGATTTCGATGCCATTCTTCTTGCAGCCTCTGGACTTGCTCGTATGGGCTGGTCGAAACGCATTACGCAGTATTTGGAACCAGACGATTGTCTTCCGGCGGTGGGACAGGGGATTCTCGGAATCGAATGTCGTAAAGACGACGATTACGTGTTGGAGCTCTTGGCTCGTTTGACGGACGAAGCTGCCCAGACTGCGGCTTTGGCAGAACGCAGCTTGCTAGCAGCCTTAGACGGCAGTTGCCAAGTTCCTTTAGCGGGATTTGCGACCGTTGACAAAGATGGAGACATTCATTTAAAAGGCCTGGTCGCGGCGGAGGACGGAACTACAGTTATCCGGGCAGAAGACCGCGGCAGGAACGCTTCGGAACTTGGTCAAAAGGTTGCAGCCAGATTGCGAGACCAGGGGGCAGAGGAAATCCTGAACGCAGTGAGGGTGAGCGATTCATGA
- the hemL gene encoding glutamate-1-semialdehyde 2,1-aminomutase has protein sequence MRERSAKAYEAAQKVMPGGVNSPVRAYRAVGGTPVFADHGEGPYVYDIDGNRYIDYLLSWGPLMWGHAHPEIVSEVTRVTAKGTSFGMPTELETQMAEMVVSLVPSIEVVRMVNSGTEATMSALRLARAYTNRPYIVKFEGCYHGHADSLLVKAGSGVATFALPDSPGVPGGTANATLTVPYNNLEALNGLFQKYGSDIAAVIVEPVAGNMGCVLPNEGYLEGIRTLTEAYGSLLIFDEVMTGFRVSLGGAGARFNVKPDLTTLGKVIGAGLPVGAYGGRRDIMEQVAPAGPVYQAGTLSGNPLAMAAGLKSLQMLKDADQQGVYQKMQDYGQALVDTFVSLGREKGIPVYGHAMGAMFGLFFHSGPVTDFDSAMESDKERFGQYFQLMLTEGVSIAPSQLESGFVSAVHTTRELEYTQAAMKAAFQQL, from the coding sequence GTGCGAGAGCGTTCTGCGAAAGCATATGAAGCTGCACAAAAAGTGATGCCGGGCGGGGTAAACAGTCCTGTTCGAGCATACCGTGCCGTTGGCGGAACACCAGTTTTTGCGGACCACGGCGAAGGGCCCTACGTCTACGATATTGATGGTAATCGGTACATCGATTACCTGTTGTCGTGGGGTCCGTTGATGTGGGGGCATGCTCACCCGGAGATTGTGTCGGAAGTAACGAGAGTTACGGCTAAAGGAACAAGTTTTGGAATGCCGACTGAGCTGGAAACGCAAATGGCTGAAATGGTTGTTTCACTTGTTCCTTCCATCGAAGTCGTACGAATGGTCAACAGCGGAACCGAAGCCACTATGAGCGCACTCCGGTTGGCTAGAGCTTATACCAATCGCCCCTATATTGTGAAATTTGAGGGATGTTATCATGGTCACGCTGACAGCCTGTTGGTCAAGGCTGGCTCAGGTGTTGCCACGTTTGCGTTGCCTGACAGCCCAGGTGTTCCAGGTGGTACGGCCAATGCTACTTTGACTGTTCCATACAATAATTTGGAAGCACTGAACGGTCTGTTCCAAAAATATGGATCAGACATTGCCGCCGTGATTGTCGAACCGGTAGCTGGCAATATGGGGTGTGTTTTGCCAAACGAAGGCTATCTTGAGGGAATCAGAACGCTTACGGAGGCCTACGGGAGTCTGTTGATTTTTGACGAAGTCATGACCGGTTTTCGCGTATCTTTAGGAGGTGCTGGTGCACGCTTCAACGTGAAGCCCGACTTAACCACTCTTGGAAAGGTAATTGGAGCAGGATTACCGGTTGGTGCGTACGGAGGTCGTCGAGATATTATGGAACAAGTGGCGCCGGCGGGCCCAGTCTATCAAGCGGGTACGCTGTCTGGAAATCCCTTGGCGATGGCAGCGGGATTGAAGTCGCTGCAGATGTTAAAGGATGCCGACCAACAAGGCGTTTATCAGAAAATGCAGGACTATGGGCAAGCCTTGGTGGACACCTTTGTTTCATTGGGCCGTGAAAAAGGAATTCCTGTCTATGGACATGCAATGGGTGCAATGTTTGGCTTGTTCTTTCACAGCGGACCTGTTACTGATTTTGATTCAGCGATGGAGTCAGACAAGGAACGCTTCGGACAGTATTTTCAGTTAATGTTGACAGAAGGTGTGTCCATAGCTCCCTCGCAGTTGGAATCAGGTTTTGTCTCTGCAGTTCATACAACTCGGGAACTAGAATACACGCAAGCAGCAATGAAAGCGGCTTTTCAGCAGTTGTAA
- a CDS encoding uroporphyrinogen-III synthase, which produces MKSGEKNGVSLPLKGVDVIITRPSQQAEGMIERICDLGGVPHIAPVIEIHYRDNARVDQMIQNLSDYDVVVLTSANTVRSLDAAAKRVGRQLPESSITWIAISEKTKEVAANHGIAAEVYHGVRSSVELAHHMIESFAGKPNTRFLVPRGNLSDTQFIENLRDAGYAVDECICYDTVECHVPRARWQDLFKAERIAILLFSPSAVKSLLKQVGPAHFKQRNVQFVVVGETTKQACEKLELEVAAVAEHPSSESVIDAVVDVMRPKVKRVKDRQDKF; this is translated from the coding sequence ATGAAATCCGGAGAGAAAAACGGTGTGAGTTTGCCGCTGAAGGGCGTTGACGTTATCATTACACGTCCTTCACAACAAGCTGAGGGAATGATTGAGAGAATCTGTGACTTGGGCGGTGTGCCTCACATTGCTCCGGTAATTGAAATTCATTATCGTGACAATGCACGTGTAGACCAGATGATTCAAAATCTATCAGATTATGACGTTGTGGTTCTCACTTCTGCAAACACGGTTCGTTCCTTGGATGCTGCTGCAAAGCGAGTGGGCCGGCAGCTTCCGGAAAGTAGTATTACTTGGATTGCTATTTCTGAGAAAACAAAAGAGGTTGCAGCAAATCACGGGATTGCTGCCGAGGTTTACCACGGTGTGCGCAGCAGTGTAGAACTAGCTCATCACATGATTGAATCCTTTGCAGGGAAACCTAACACGCGATTTCTTGTACCGCGGGGCAATTTATCGGACACTCAATTCATAGAAAACCTCCGTGATGCAGGTTATGCAGTGGATGAGTGCATTTGTTATGATACCGTCGAATGCCATGTTCCACGAGCAAGGTGGCAGGACTTATTCAAAGCAGAACGGATTGCTATCCTGCTCTTCAGTCCGTCGGCCGTGAAGAGTCTGCTGAAGCAAGTGGGTCCAGCGCACTTTAAACAGCGCAATGTGCAATTTGTGGTAGTGGGTGAGACCACAAAGCAAGCTTGCGAAAAACTGGAGCTGGAAGTTGCTGCGGTTGCTGAACACCCCAGTTCTGAAAGTGTCATTGATGCTGTGGTAGATGTTATGCGGCCAAAAGTGAAACGGGTGAAGGATCGACAGGACAAGTTTTAA
- the hemB gene encoding porphobilinogen synthase — MGGFQRHRRLRSSQAMRNLIREHEWNVGDLIYPMFVQEGLSGSEEINAMPGIYHHGLDDFRREIGQISELSIPGIILFGIPQEKDDESSGAYAENGIVQQAIRAAKEENPELLVMTDVCLCQYNPAGHCGVVRGGEIVNDPSLNYIAQTALSHARAGADVVAPSDMMDGRVQAIRRILDEEEFHNVVILSYAVKYASAFYGPFRDAAHSAPSFGDRRTYQMDPPNVREAVREAQSDILEGADMLMTKPALSYLDVTRTIREQFNVPLATYNVSAEYSMVKAAAAKGWIDERAMIPEILTSFKRAGADFILTYHAKEAAVWRKDL; from the coding sequence ATGGGAGGGTTTCAACGTCATCGCCGTCTAAGAAGCAGTCAGGCCATGCGGAACCTGATTCGAGAGCATGAGTGGAATGTGGGCGACTTGATTTACCCGATGTTCGTGCAGGAGGGTTTAAGCGGGTCCGAAGAGATAAATGCCATGCCTGGAATCTACCATCATGGTTTGGACGATTTCCGTCGCGAGATTGGACAGATTAGTGAGCTATCTATTCCTGGTATCATTCTGTTTGGGATTCCCCAGGAAAAGGACGATGAGAGTTCCGGCGCGTACGCGGAAAACGGTATTGTACAGCAGGCTATTCGCGCGGCAAAGGAGGAAAATCCTGAGTTGCTGGTCATGACAGACGTCTGCCTATGCCAATATAATCCGGCAGGTCACTGCGGTGTTGTACGAGGCGGAGAGATTGTCAATGACCCCAGTCTCAATTACATAGCTCAAACCGCCTTGTCTCACGCACGGGCAGGTGCGGATGTCGTAGCTCCCTCTGATATGATGGACGGGCGGGTGCAGGCGATTCGGAGAATACTTGACGAAGAGGAGTTTCACAATGTAGTAATTTTGTCGTATGCGGTTAAATATGCTTCTGCATTTTACGGTCCGTTTCGCGACGCTGCGCACTCCGCCCCCTCGTTTGGTGACCGGCGTACCTATCAAATGGATCCGCCTAATGTTCGGGAAGCGGTTCGCGAGGCCCAGTCGGATATACTTGAGGGCGCGGACATGCTCATGACAAAGCCGGCACTCTCCTATCTTGATGTGACGCGCACGATTCGTGAGCAGTTCAATGTTCCGCTTGCCACTTACAATGTCAGCGCTGAATACAGCATGGTAAAGGCGGCCGCAGCCAAGGGGTGGATTGATGAAAGGGCAATGATTCCGGAAATACTGACGTCGTTCAAAAGAGCGGGTGCAGATTTTATTCTTACCTATCATGCCAAAGAGGCGGCTGTGTGGCGTAAAGACCTATAG
- the hemA gene encoding glutamyl-tRNA reductase, translating into MHIVALGLNQNTATVDVRERISLSDVDLDEVLEQIRNTSTVLESVVLSTCNRTEIYAVVSSYKAGEDYLKSLLTKRAGISRQELEQHLYVHRGEEAVVHLMKVISGMDSLIIGETQILGQVRNAYLLASDSGNTGLLLNRLFRLAIELGKKAQTETDIGKNPVSVSYAAVQLAKKIYGNLSGQRVLVVGAGKMSALAAQHLHANGVYDISVVNRTFEKAKELASQFQGTAYPWDELDKCLSEADIVISSTRSQSMVLAQHQVMSALKARSNRPMIVIDIAVPRDVDPAVGDLRNVYLYDIDDLQGVVAANVEERKRQSVIVDDMIQSVLREYSHWLSEQEVVPLITAIRDKGTRVQSEVMESLQRKLPDLSERELKLINKHTMSIVNQLLRDPVKNLKDLANTPGGTRQISVFAQLFGIASTDLLEAAKGNILAQSNTGDVRLTELAEPGFIDMLRKWRDSLLTEENGQGDELQLHPVLR; encoded by the coding sequence TTGCATATTGTAGCTCTAGGTCTAAATCAAAATACTGCAACTGTCGATGTGCGCGAACGCATCAGCCTCTCCGATGTGGATTTGGATGAAGTGTTGGAGCAGATTCGCAACACAAGTACTGTCTTGGAAAGTGTCGTACTTTCTACATGCAATCGGACTGAAATCTATGCAGTAGTAAGTTCTTATAAAGCCGGCGAGGATTACTTAAAGTCCTTGTTGACGAAACGCGCTGGGATTTCTCGACAAGAACTGGAACAGCACTTATACGTTCATCGGGGTGAAGAAGCTGTCGTTCATCTAATGAAAGTGATATCCGGGATGGACTCCTTGATAATAGGTGAGACGCAAATTCTGGGACAGGTGCGCAACGCTTATTTGCTTGCCTCAGACAGTGGTAATACCGGTCTTTTACTTAATCGATTATTTCGACTTGCGATAGAACTCGGAAAGAAGGCTCAGACGGAAACGGACATTGGTAAGAACCCTGTTTCCGTGAGCTATGCAGCGGTGCAATTGGCAAAGAAGATATATGGCAACTTGTCGGGGCAGCGGGTATTGGTGGTTGGCGCAGGAAAAATGAGCGCACTGGCAGCACAGCACCTGCATGCAAACGGCGTTTATGACATCTCGGTGGTGAATCGAACATTTGAAAAAGCGAAGGAGTTGGCTTCGCAGTTTCAAGGAACAGCATATCCATGGGATGAGCTCGATAAGTGTTTGAGCGAAGCGGACATTGTGATTTCATCCACGCGTTCTCAGTCAATGGTGCTGGCTCAGCATCAAGTGATGTCGGCATTGAAGGCGCGCAGCAATCGGCCAATGATTGTCATCGATATTGCAGTGCCTCGAGACGTTGACCCGGCTGTGGGGGACTTGCGTAATGTCTATTTGTATGATATTGATGATCTACAAGGTGTCGTCGCTGCCAATGTGGAAGAAAGAAAACGTCAATCGGTTATAGTGGACGATATGATACAGAGTGTCTTGCGAGAGTATTCACACTGGCTGTCTGAACAAGAAGTAGTACCGCTTATCACTGCAATTCGTGACAAAGGCACCAGGGTTCAGTCGGAAGTCATGGAAAGCTTACAGCGTAAGCTTCCGGATTTGTCTGAGCGGGAACTAAAACTGATTAACAAACACACGATGAGCATTGTCAATCAGTTATTGAGAGATCCGGTCAAGAATTTAAAAGATTTGGCAAATACTCCGGGTGGCACAAGGCAGATAAGCGTCTTTGCTCAGTTGTTTGGAATCGCGTCGACGGATTTGCTGGAAGCTGCGAAGGGCAACATTCTTGCTCAGTCGAACACGGGTGATGTTCGCCTTACCGAGCTGGCAGAGCCGGGATTTATAGATATGCTGCGAAAATGGCGGGATTCATTGTTAACAGAAGAAAATGGGCAAGGTGACGAACTGCAACTGCATCCGGTACTTCGCTAA
- a CDS encoding LysM peptidoglycan-binding domain-containing protein: protein MGDSDRSPQIQLEIDQEVFIDSVVDGDIVEDATVATEVTLFDRVGDAYVLEGAIVFAGYTKNPSSAESDTGSENLEEASDALSFGMASNGVNHLHHRLPFILRVPVKAQPRGIVNVNSRISSWQLEVIGAGWIRIIGDLSILGLNGDKGYHFECGAQEEGDLLFHQASSKGPEFYDDAYEVNDPPLDASNPSGANPGMSHPEDERKPYDSPYETPQWQTDAADELQLTRGSEDDMDVTPAYTDAEHDENPDMRHTSDVGDADRVSEARGGQEMAETQVGRPSPEGDESENFSSSELHRLDRLFGAERSPQTEASQQREGYLSDSEEGHPGESSAVYKAFSQEHRHVAEPSLDELQQQPDNDNVVEFDFEHQVPDVGAVQPEETQNEHQASHRNAVSEEAGDGETPEVVLRESDDEAETRAESVSMSSDMWSFVDFDGPDTQYTLRFVIVEDEESLEDLSVRLNCSADELVQMNHLTRDTVVHPGQSLAVPESEQQQEA, encoded by the coding sequence TTGGGAGATTCGGACCGTAGTCCACAAATTCAACTCGAGATCGATCAAGAAGTATTTATAGATTCAGTAGTCGACGGAGATATTGTCGAGGATGCTACCGTAGCAACAGAGGTAACCTTGTTTGACCGCGTCGGAGATGCCTATGTACTGGAAGGAGCCATCGTTTTTGCCGGGTATACAAAAAATCCATCAAGTGCGGAGAGCGACACTGGGAGCGAGAACCTAGAGGAGGCGTCTGACGCATTGTCGTTTGGGATGGCCAGCAATGGTGTCAATCATCTCCATCATAGACTCCCATTTATACTCAGAGTTCCTGTAAAGGCACAACCTCGCGGTATTGTCAATGTCAACAGTCGAATTTCCTCGTGGCAGTTGGAGGTCATTGGCGCAGGGTGGATTCGAATCATCGGTGACTTATCCATACTCGGTTTAAACGGAGACAAGGGATACCATTTTGAATGCGGAGCTCAAGAGGAAGGAGACCTGTTGTTCCACCAAGCCTCCAGCAAGGGACCTGAATTCTACGATGATGCTTACGAAGTGAATGATCCTCCTCTCGACGCCTCAAATCCTAGCGGCGCAAATCCTGGGATGTCGCATCCTGAGGATGAACGGAAGCCATATGACTCCCCCTATGAGACTCCGCAATGGCAGACAGACGCAGCAGACGAACTGCAGCTTACCAGAGGGTCAGAGGACGATATGGATGTTACGCCAGCCTATACGGATGCAGAGCATGATGAGAACCCTGATATGAGGCACACATCCGACGTGGGAGACGCGGACAGAGTCAGTGAAGCACGAGGCGGTCAGGAGATGGCAGAGACGCAAGTTGGCAGGCCGTCTCCAGAAGGGGATGAGTCGGAGAATTTCTCCAGCTCCGAGTTGCACAGACTCGACAGATTGTTTGGAGCGGAACGTTCACCGCAGACAGAGGCAAGCCAGCAGAGGGAGGGATACCTCTCGGATTCTGAGGAGGGCCATCCAGGCGAAAGTTCTGCTGTTTACAAAGCATTCTCTCAGGAGCATCGCCATGTAGCAGAGCCTTCGCTGGACGAACTGCAGCAGCAGCCTGACAACGACAATGTCGTTGAATTCGATTTTGAGCACCAGGTTCCCGATGTCGGCGCAGTACAACCTGAAGAGACACAGAACGAGCACCAGGCAAGTCATCGCAATGCTGTCAGCGAAGAAGCTGGCGATGGGGAGACTCCCGAAGTAGTTCTGAGAGAGTCTGACGACGAAGCCGAGACGAGGGCGGAATCTGTGTCCATGTCGTCAGATATGTGGTCGTTTGTGGACTTTGACGGGCCGGATACACAGTATACTCTTCGTTTCGTGATAGTGGAGGACGAGGAATCACTGGAAGACCTCTCTGTGCGCTTGAATTGTTCTGCTGATGAGTTAGTACAGATGAATCACTTGACCCGGGATACTGTGGTCCATCCTGGTCAGTCACTGGCAGTTCCGGAATCTGAACAGCAACAAGAAGCGTAA